From Planctomycetia bacterium, a single genomic window includes:
- the gatC gene encoding Asp-tRNA(Asn)/Glu-tRNA(Gln) amidotransferase subunit GatC: MSLTRNDVEKVSLLARLSLTPAELDLLTTQLTAVVGYVEQLKELDTDDVEPMAHALPTANVFRDDVPRSSDDADSGERALAERAALLANAPHSDGEFYLVPAVLGE; encoded by the coding sequence ATGAGCCTCACTAGAAACGACGTCGAAAAGGTTTCGCTTCTGGCCCGCCTATCGCTGACGCCGGCGGAGCTCGATCTTCTGACGACGCAGCTCACGGCCGTCGTCGGCTACGTCGAACAACTCAAAGAGCTCGACACCGACGACGTCGAACCGATGGCGCATGCCTTGCCGACGGCTAACGTCTTCCGCGACGACGTGCCGAGGTCGAGCGACGACGCCGACTCCGGGGAACGCGCCCTGGCCGAGCGAGCCGCCTTGCTCGCCAACGCGCCCCATTCCGACGGCGAATTCTATTTGGTCCCCGCCGTGCTTGGTGAATAG
- a CDS encoding endonuclease/exonuclease/phosphatase family protein: protein MSDHEATQPRTIAASIRLLAWFAIGVATLLCLFATTATFAARWHWLLDLTTHFRAHYAAALLVLGACYLAGLRYRPAAFAILLALVNVWFIAPYYLPVADEGAMPPDTPRLLIVSINLFAHSQAHAEVVDYVRTVKPDIVVLLELTDQWKAALAVLKPEYPESHFLSRSDAFGVGLLSKRPLDEARFDQAAGLPIVRARLPIGDRSLKIFGVHPLPPAGAHNSAARNQALAALNRMVWESTGPIIVAGDLNTTGWSPHFTDLLARTTLRDSRLGQGLQATWPTNVPQPLRITIDHFLVSSEVRVLGRRVGPDIGSDHLPIEMDFAIEPTAER from the coding sequence ATGTCGGATCACGAAGCGACACAACCGAGAACGATCGCCGCGAGCATTCGACTGCTCGCTTGGTTCGCGATCGGTGTCGCGACGTTACTGTGCTTGTTCGCAACCACGGCCACGTTTGCGGCGCGATGGCATTGGTTGCTAGACCTGACGACCCATTTTCGGGCCCACTATGCCGCGGCGCTGTTGGTCTTAGGTGCTTGTTATTTGGCCGGTCTGCGATACAGGCCGGCGGCATTTGCGATTCTGCTCGCGCTCGTGAACGTCTGGTTCATCGCGCCGTATTATCTTCCTGTCGCCGACGAAGGCGCCATGCCGCCGGACACGCCGCGGTTGCTCATCGTCTCGATCAACCTCTTCGCGCACTCGCAAGCGCATGCCGAAGTCGTCGACTACGTGCGGACGGTAAAGCCCGACATCGTCGTGCTGTTGGAATTGACCGACCAGTGGAAAGCCGCGCTCGCAGTGTTGAAGCCGGAGTATCCCGAGTCGCACTTTCTTTCGCGCAGCGATGCTTTCGGAGTAGGGCTCCTCTCGAAACGGCCGTTGGACGAAGCACGGTTCGATCAGGCGGCGGGGTTGCCGATCGTCCGAGCGCGTCTTCCGATCGGCGACCGGTCGTTGAAGATCTTCGGAGTGCATCCGTTGCCGCCGGCCGGCGCACACAATTCAGCGGCTCGCAACCAAGCGCTCGCGGCTCTGAATCGGATGGTGTGGGAATCGACCGGGCCGATCATCGTCGCCGGCGATTTGAACACGACCGGTTGGTCGCCGCACTTCACCGACTTGCTGGCGAGAACCACGCTACGCGATTCACGCCTCGGCCAAGGCCTGCAAGCGACCTGGCCGACGAACGTGCCGCAGCCGCTCCGGATCACGATCGACCACTTCCTCGTCTCGTCGGAAGTACGGGTACTCGGGCGGAGGGTCGGACCCGACATCGGCAGCGACCATCTTCCTATCGAGATGGACTTCGCCATCGAACCTACGGCCGAGCGCTAA
- a CDS encoding ABC transporter ATP-binding protein, with protein MTASPQPAVPHASVELVYENVTKLYGAVIGVNDISLRIRPGITGLLGSNGAGKSTLIKLASGRLRPTQGRVSLGGFDARSTRAKRLLGYCPDVNDFYEEMTGREFVRTMTRLYGYSLSETKHRTEQALERVGMCDRAERRIGGCSHGMRQRIKLAQSIAHDPRVLLLDEPLTGIDPGGRREINELLRQLAVEGLTILVSSHLLGEVEQLCDRLVVVAQGRLIAEGSLAELRRLLEDEPLTIRLESPQARRLAALVVALPDTSHVEVREEAITLRTANPSRFFAQLTELVALHELDVDRLETLDAGAEAVFGYLQRSTS; from the coding sequence ATGACCGCTTCGCCGCAGCCTGCCGTTCCGCACGCAAGCGTGGAGCTCGTCTACGAGAACGTCACGAAGTTGTACGGCGCCGTGATCGGTGTGAACGATATCTCGCTTCGCATTCGGCCCGGCATTACCGGCCTTCTAGGTTCCAACGGTGCCGGAAAGTCGACGCTGATCAAGCTTGCCTCAGGCAGGCTTCGGCCGACGCAAGGTCGCGTGTCGCTCGGCGGTTTCGATGCTCGCTCGACGCGCGCAAAGCGGTTGCTCGGGTACTGCCCGGACGTGAACGACTTCTACGAAGAGATGACCGGCCGCGAGTTCGTGCGCACGATGACCCGACTCTACGGCTATTCGCTGAGCGAAACGAAGCATCGCACCGAGCAGGCCCTCGAACGCGTCGGGATGTGCGATCGGGCCGAGCGTCGCATCGGCGGCTGTAGCCACGGCATGCGCCAGCGGATCAAGCTCGCCCAGTCGATCGCGCATGATCCTCGCGTATTGCTGCTCGACGAACCGCTCACGGGCATCGATCCCGGCGGCCGGCGCGAGATCAACGAACTCCTGCGGCAACTCGCCGTCGAGGGGCTGACGATCTTGGTCTCCAGCCATTTGCTCGGCGAAGTCGAGCAGCTTTGCGATCGCTTGGTCGTCGTCGCGCAGGGCCGGCTCATTGCGGAAGGCTCGCTCGCGGAATTGCGCAGGCTATTGGAAGACGAACCGTTGACGATTCGCTTGGAGTCGCCGCAGGCGCGCCGACTGGCGGCGTTGGTCGTTGCCTTGCCCGACACTTCGCATGTCGAGGTCCGTGAAGAAGCGATCACGTTACGCACGGCCAATCCATCGCGTTTCTTCGCTCAGTTGACCGAACTCGTCGCCTTGCATGAGCTCGATGTCGATCGCTTAGAGACGCTCGATGCCGGAGCGGAAGCGGTGTTTGGTTATTTGCAGCGGAGCACCTCATGA
- a CDS encoding ABC transporter permease, protein MRTLRAFTTLTLLSFRRLFWSIGTLMLLFPLAASGLFITRRHYFSRFDAAGTFDVRSFNDFSGFLLTVFAAFLVPLCALAFGTASLGGDREDRTLLFLLVRPLPRGLILAAKFLATLPLVLGFTCGSFWIYCRLAGPVGQAAYGAYLPAIVFMSVAYAALFLLFSVLFRHPAIAALVYAAFMEVLLGNIPGIIKRVAINYYGRSLMYDAGVEHGLTAPDTQWFDPLSATDARTALLMITIIALALAWFVFRTREYEEQPN, encoded by the coding sequence ATGAGAACGCTCCGCGCCTTCACGACCTTAACGCTTCTCTCGTTTCGCCGACTCTTCTGGTCGATCGGCACGCTCATGCTACTGTTTCCGCTCGCCGCCAGCGGACTGTTTATCACACGCCGCCATTACTTTTCGCGCTTCGATGCGGCGGGCACGTTTGATGTTCGATCGTTCAACGATTTCAGCGGCTTCCTGCTGACCGTATTCGCGGCGTTCCTCGTGCCGCTCTGTGCGCTTGCGTTCGGCACGGCGAGTCTCGGCGGCGATCGCGAAGATCGGACGCTGTTGTTTCTGTTGGTCCGTCCCTTGCCGCGCGGTTTGATTCTTGCGGCGAAGTTTCTTGCGACGTTGCCGCTCGTGCTCGGCTTTACTTGCGGGAGCTTTTGGATCTATTGCCGGCTTGCAGGACCCGTCGGCCAAGCGGCATACGGCGCATATCTGCCGGCCATCGTCTTTATGTCCGTGGCGTATGCGGCGTTGTTTTTATTGTTCTCGGTTTTATTCCGTCATCCCGCCATCGCCGCGCTCGTCTATGCGGCCTTCATGGAAGTCTTGTTGGGAAACATTCCCGGCATCATCAAGCGAGTCGCGATCAACTACTACGGTCGTTCGCTGATGTACGACGCCGGCGTCGAGCACGGCCTGACCGCACCCGACACGCAATGGTTCGACCCTCTCTCGGCGACCGATGCCCGCACGGCATTGCTCATGATCACGATCATCGCCTTGGCGCTCGCTTGGTTCGTATTCCGAACGCGCGAGTATGAAGAACAGCCGAATTAG
- a CDS encoding ABC transporter permease subunit → MGIDAAHYHAWNGKLRSPWRATAAVVRTTLLQAIRRKAYWFIYAVGVSQFLVYWAVIYALTQMQIPPQAQQGMLDTFGFSTEAEDPQNTGYLDFMEQQSMVVMILLAFCGSTIIGGDFRDGALPFYLSRRIDRRHYIAGKILATAALVWLLTVVPALLLFLEYGLFTTSLDYWSEHWRVVPAVLGYGAVLGLVLAIWLVALSAYLQRLAPIAVTWSSLFVLLGRLALMLRDASGDRHWLLLDPWRDIRLAGRLFFGIFRYRSDADLSLWAAALLVATSLVALAALVRRVRAVEVAT, encoded by the coding sequence ATGGGCATTGACGCGGCCCACTACCACGCGTGGAACGGCAAGCTCCGCAGCCCTTGGCGCGCGACCGCTGCGGTCGTGCGCACGACTTTGTTACAGGCGATTCGTCGGAAGGCGTATTGGTTTATCTACGCGGTCGGCGTGTCGCAGTTTCTCGTCTATTGGGCCGTCATCTACGCGCTCACGCAGATGCAGATTCCGCCGCAGGCACAGCAAGGAATGCTCGACACCTTCGGCTTCAGCACCGAAGCGGAAGATCCGCAGAACACCGGCTATCTCGATTTCATGGAACAGCAGAGCATGGTCGTCATGATCTTGCTCGCGTTTTGCGGCAGCACGATCATCGGCGGCGACTTTCGCGACGGCGCGTTGCCGTTCTATCTTTCGCGCCGCATCGATCGCCGTCACTACATCGCCGGCAAAATCCTTGCGACCGCGGCGCTCGTCTGGTTGCTCACCGTGGTTCCGGCGCTGTTGCTCTTTCTGGAGTACGGCCTGTTCACTACCTCGCTCGACTATTGGAGCGAACATTGGCGCGTCGTGCCGGCCGTGCTCGGATACGGCGCGGTGCTTGGGCTCGTGCTCGCCATCTGGCTCGTTGCGCTGTCGGCCTATCTGCAACGTCTCGCACCGATCGCCGTCACGTGGTCGAGCTTGTTCGTCTTGCTCGGTCGGCTGGCGCTCATGCTGCGCGATGCGTCCGGCGATCGGCATTGGCTACTGCTCGATCCTTGGCGCGATATCCGTCTTGCCGGCCGACTCTTTTTCGGCATCTTTCGTTATCGGTCGGATGCCGATCTCAGCTTGTGGGCCGCCGCGCTTCTCGTGGCGACGTCCCTCGTAGCGCTCGCGGCTCTCGTGCGGCGCGTGCGTGCCGTCGAGGTGGCGACATGA
- the gatB gene encoding Asp-tRNA(Asn)/Glu-tRNA(Gln) amidotransferase subunit GatB yields MSSEKYTIVIGLETHVQLQTRTKLFCSCSTKFGAAPNTQTCPICSGNPGTLPVMNRRAFDLGLQTALALNCTIAPFTKWDRKQYYYPDLPKGYQISQYDLPFSSEGHLEISDSKGRFETKRVGIFRAHLEEDAGKSMHDEQAGKADSKIDLNRTGTPLLEIVTKPDMRSPAEAKAYLTELKLLLTYLGVSDCNMQEGSLRVDANVNLHIDTPAGKIATPIVEIKNMNSFRAVEKAIGYEAERQYADWQETGKKLGDPGVFKQTRGWDDTAGVTRSQRAKEESSDYRYFPDPDLVPVTVSPERIEEVRRTLGELPAQLRTRLETTYAITPYDSEVIVNQERKFVDYFTEVAAACGDGKMASNWLQQDVLRVMSERDLTIESYPVRAAALAELLLKVKAGDVDTSRGREVLQRMFDHGENAAAAMSALGIEKVDESALVSLCEELVAANPRLVADVKAGKMQAAGAFVGQAKKKNPNANPARIRDLCLEIIAKLP; encoded by the coding sequence ATGTCGTCCGAAAAATACACGATCGTCATCGGCCTGGAAACGCACGTTCAACTGCAAACCCGTACGAAACTCTTCTGCTCCTGCAGTACGAAGTTCGGTGCGGCTCCGAACACGCAGACCTGCCCGATCTGCAGCGGCAACCCGGGGACGCTGCCGGTGATGAACCGCCGTGCTTTCGACCTCGGCCTGCAAACGGCGCTTGCCTTGAATTGCACGATCGCGCCGTTCACCAAATGGGACCGGAAGCAGTATTACTACCCCGACTTGCCGAAGGGGTATCAGATCAGCCAATACGATCTGCCGTTCAGCAGCGAAGGCCATCTCGAAATCAGCGACTCCAAAGGACGATTCGAAACGAAGCGCGTCGGCATCTTCCGCGCACACCTGGAAGAAGACGCCGGCAAAAGCATGCACGACGAGCAAGCCGGTAAGGCCGATAGCAAGATCGATCTGAATCGAACCGGCACGCCGCTGCTCGAGATCGTCACGAAGCCCGACATGCGTTCGCCTGCCGAAGCGAAGGCTTACCTTACTGAATTGAAACTGCTGCTCACTTATCTCGGTGTCTCCGATTGCAACATGCAAGAGGGCAGCCTGCGAGTCGATGCGAACGTCAACCTGCACATCGATACGCCGGCAGGAAAGATCGCGACGCCGATCGTCGAGATCAAGAATATGAATAGCTTCCGCGCCGTCGAAAAGGCGATCGGCTACGAAGCCGAACGACAATACGCGGACTGGCAAGAGACGGGAAAAAAACTCGGCGATCCGGGCGTGTTCAAGCAAACCCGGGGTTGGGACGACACGGCCGGCGTGACTCGCAGCCAGCGCGCCAAAGAAGAATCGAGCGACTACCGCTACTTTCCCGATCCTGATCTCGTGCCCGTCACCGTTTCGCCGGAGCGCATCGAAGAGGTTCGCCGCACGCTCGGCGAACTCCCGGCTCAATTACGCACGCGCCTCGAAACGACCTACGCCATCACGCCGTACGACAGCGAAGTGATCGTGAACCAAGAGCGCAAGTTCGTCGACTACTTCACGGAAGTTGCCGCGGCGTGCGGCGACGGCAAGATGGCCTCGAACTGGCTCCAGCAAGATGTGCTGCGCGTAATGAGCGAGCGCGACCTGACGATCGAGAGCTACCCGGTTCGCGCTGCGGCGCTGGCCGAGCTACTGCTGAAAGTGAAGGCCGGCGACGTCGACACCAGCCGCGGACGTGAAGTCTTGCAGCGGATGTTCGACCACGGCGAGAACGCCGCGGCGGCGATGTCCGCGCTGGGAATCGAGAAGGTCGACGAGTCGGCCTTGGTGAGCCTGTGCGAAGAACTCGTGGCGGCGAACCCACGGCTCGTCGCCGACGTAAAGGCCGGCAAGATGCAAGCGGCCGGCGCCTTCGTCGGTCAGGCGAAGAAGAAAAATCCCAACGCCAACCCAGCCCGCATTCGCGACCTTTGCCTAGAGATCATCGCCAAACTGCCGTAA
- a CDS encoding aspartyl/glutamyl-tRNA amidotransferase subunit A — protein MHEQTATELLGLLHSGKVSSEELTKAYAERIAAIDPKVGAFLRVDVDGALAQARAIDARRKSGEKLGKLAGLPVAVKDLLCSQGDLATCGSKMLADYRAPYDSTIVARLKSADAVLLGRTNMDEFAMGGSTENSALGKTQNPWDLTRTPGGSSGGAAACVAADMACLSIGTDTGGSIRQPAAHCGITGLKPTYGRVSRHGLIAFASSLDQAGPMTRTAEDAALLLETIAGPDPLDSTCIAEPAPRYTETVREPLQGLTLGLVREHFAAGLDGDVERAVREAIKVYESLGAKVKEISFPHAKYGVAVYYIIAPCEASSNLARYDGVHYGRRTDEAKLVAELDAERKELLAAGRKREAEQLDTSLVRLYRKSRAEGFGPEVKRRVMLGTYALSAGYYDAYYLKALKVRRLIRQDYDEAFRQVDLIAGPVTTSPAFKIGEKVADPMAMYLVDLYTVSANLAGVGGISIPCGASPAGLPIGLQLQCPPLAEDKLLRAAHMFQTATDWHQRRPKL, from the coding sequence CTGCACGAACAAACGGCGACCGAACTTCTCGGGCTTCTCCACTCCGGAAAAGTTTCGTCCGAAGAACTGACGAAAGCCTACGCCGAGCGCATCGCAGCGATCGACCCTAAGGTCGGCGCGTTTCTCCGGGTCGATGTCGACGGAGCCCTCGCACAAGCCCGCGCGATCGACGCTCGACGCAAGTCAGGCGAAAAGCTCGGCAAGCTCGCGGGCCTGCCGGTGGCCGTAAAAGATTTGCTTTGCTCGCAGGGCGATCTCGCGACTTGCGGCTCGAAGATGCTCGCCGACTATCGCGCGCCGTACGACTCCACGATCGTCGCGCGGTTGAAATCGGCCGATGCGGTGCTGCTCGGTCGGACGAACATGGACGAGTTCGCCATGGGAGGCTCGACGGAAAACTCAGCCCTCGGCAAGACGCAAAACCCTTGGGATCTCACACGCACCCCCGGCGGCTCGAGCGGCGGTGCGGCGGCGTGCGTCGCTGCCGACATGGCGTGCCTTTCGATCGGCACCGATACCGGCGGCTCGATCCGCCAACCGGCCGCTCACTGCGGCATCACAGGCCTGAAGCCGACCTACGGGCGAGTCAGTCGGCATGGGCTCATCGCCTTCGCCAGCAGCTTGGATCAGGCCGGGCCCATGACGCGCACGGCCGAAGATGCCGCGCTGCTGTTGGAAACGATCGCGGGTCCCGACCCGCTCGACTCGACCTGCATCGCCGAGCCTGCTCCACGTTACACCGAAACGGTTCGCGAGCCCCTTCAAGGACTCACGCTCGGCCTAGTGCGCGAGCACTTTGCCGCCGGGCTCGACGGCGACGTCGAACGGGCCGTGCGCGAGGCGATCAAGGTGTATGAATCGCTCGGCGCGAAGGTCAAAGAGATTTCGTTTCCGCACGCGAAGTACGGCGTCGCCGTGTACTACATCATCGCGCCGTGCGAAGCGTCGAGCAATTTGGCCCGCTACGACGGCGTGCACTACGGCCGGCGCACCGACGAAGCGAAGCTCGTCGCCGAGCTCGATGCCGAACGGAAAGAACTTCTGGCGGCGGGACGCAAGCGAGAAGCCGAGCAGCTGGATACCTCGCTCGTCCGGCTCTATCGGAAGAGTCGCGCAGAAGGGTTCGGTCCGGAAGTGAAGCGCCGCGTCATGCTCGGCACCTACGCTCTCTCGGCCGGCTACTACGATGCCTATTATCTGAAGGCGCTTAAGGTGCGCAGGCTGATCCGCCAAGACTACGACGAGGCCTTCCGGCAAGTCGACCTGATCGCCGGCCCGGTGACGACGTCGCCGGCGTTTAAGATCGGCGAGAAGGTCGCCGATCCGATGGCGATGTACTTAGTCGACCTTTATACCGTGAGCGCGAATCTCGCCGGCGTCGGCGGCATCTCGATCCCCTGCGGCGCGAGCCCTGCGGGGCTTCCGATCGGCCTTCAGTTGCAATGCCCACCGCTCGCCGAAGACAAGCTCTTAAGGGCTGCGCACATGTTTCAAACGGCCACGGACTGGCACCAGCGCCGGCCGAAGCTCTAG
- the rpmB gene encoding 50S ribosomal protein L28, with product MARVCNVCGKGPRVGNQVTIRGKAKYLGGVGTKVTGITRRTFKPNLQRLHVTENGTNKTVLVCTQCIRSGMVTKLVKAKPFRLPAQQESIKKTDSKKADVKKVDAKGKAPAAAKATEKKGVDKKPADKAKGGKPTK from the coding sequence ATGGCTCGCGTGTGCAATGTTTGCGGGAAAGGCCCCCGCGTCGGTAACCAAGTGACGATCCGCGGTAAGGCGAAGTATTTGGGGGGCGTCGGTACGAAAGTCACCGGCATCACGCGCCGCACGTTCAAGCCGAACCTGCAACGGCTCCACGTTACCGAGAACGGCACGAATAAGACCGTCCTCGTCTGCACGCAATGCATCCGCAGCGGCATGGTAACGAAGCTCGTCAAGGCGAAGCCGTTCCGCTTGCCTGCTCAGCAAGAGAGCATCAAGAAGACCGACTCGAAAAAGGCCGACGTCAAGAAAGTCGACGCCAAGGGGAAGGCCCCGGCAGCCGCCAAGGCGACCGAAAAGAAGGGCGTCGATAAGAAGCCCGCCGACAAAGCCAAGGGCGGCAAGCCGACCAAGTAA
- a CDS encoding ABC transporter ATP-binding protein produces MSEPLIDIRDVSFSYGTVCALRDVTLRIEPGPIGIVGNNGAGKSTLLKILLGLLRPTSGTGLILGCELSRGGAALRGLVGYMPEAHAVVAMLKGVEFVALSGDLYGMPPRDARRRAHEVLNYVGLGELRYRRLDEYSTGNLQRLKLAAALVHDPQLLLLDEPTNGLDPAGRVAMLRTIEDLIAETGKSVILCTHLLGDIERVCKQIVVMHQGTVAQAGTLEELRRTSGGRYTLAWQADDDRFVLALRGVGVEVSPAAEEPEAHDRRSAKLTVPTGWRTGRFFELAQSSGAVLQQVRPEQEDLEQLFFRVTQPERAAASGSAADGH; encoded by the coding sequence ATGTCCGAGCCGTTGATCGATATTCGGGACGTCAGCTTTTCGTACGGCACGGTTTGCGCGCTGCGCGATGTGACGCTGCGGATCGAGCCCGGCCCGATCGGCATCGTCGGCAACAACGGAGCCGGTAAGTCGACGCTTTTGAAGATCCTGCTCGGCTTGCTTCGTCCGACGAGCGGCACCGGCCTCATTCTCGGTTGCGAGCTCAGTCGGGGCGGGGCGGCCTTGCGAGGGCTCGTCGGTTATATGCCCGAAGCGCATGCCGTCGTGGCGATGCTCAAAGGAGTCGAGTTCGTCGCGCTCTCGGGCGATCTCTATGGCATGCCCCCGCGCGATGCTCGCCGCCGCGCGCATGAGGTGCTCAACTACGTCGGCCTCGGTGAATTGCGCTATCGCCGGCTCGATGAGTACTCGACCGGCAACTTGCAGCGGCTCAAGCTCGCCGCTGCGCTCGTACACGACCCGCAGCTCCTCTTGCTCGACGAGCCGACGAACGGCCTCGATCCGGCCGGCCGCGTCGCTATGCTGCGCACTATCGAAGACCTCATCGCCGAGACCGGCAAGAGCGTGATCCTTTGCACGCATCTGCTCGGCGACATCGAGCGAGTCTGCAAGCAAATCGTGGTCATGCATCAAGGGACCGTCGCCCAGGCCGGCACCCTCGAAGAGCTGCGCCGGACGTCCGGCGGCCGTTATACGCTCGCGTGGCAAGCGGACGACGATCGGTTCGTGCTCGCGCTGCGAGGCGTGGGAGTCGAAGTATCGCCGGCGGCGGAAGAACCCGAGGCGCACGATCGCCGTTCGGCGAAGCTCACGGTGCCGACCGGATGGCGCACTGGGCGGTTCTTCGAGTTGGCGCAAAGCTCGGGTGCCGTGTTGCAGCAAGTTCGGCCGGAGCAGGAAGACCTCGAACAGCTATTCTTTCGCGTGACGCAGCCCGAGCGCGCTGCCGCAAGCGGGAGCGCCGCCGATGGGCATTGA
- a CDS encoding iron-containing alcohol dehydrogenase, translating into MRTTWTFHSAGQFLFGPGAVRQLGDEARRLGLSRVFIVTDRILVAAGIAAAVLKPLEAAGIAFEVFDGGEPEPSLELAEVVLDQARAFRPDGIIGLGGGSNMDLAKLAAAVLAHGGTSRDYIGEDKIPGPVLPLICIPTTAGTGSEVSASSVMTDKAAQLKVGILSNYLRPKLALVDPELTLSCPKKVTADSGIDALTHAIEAFTAVDNADFPLPAGERSTYQGRHPFGDMFAEKAIALVGRHLVRACEAPHDLEAREGMALAATLGGMAFSNVGVAVVHALEYPVGGAVHCSHGAGNGLLLPYVMRYNLPYRRREFARIAELLTGDAHQRGASVDEAAAAEAAIAEVERLRAAIGIPNRLREIGARPDQLRGFAEKAFGVKRILRVNPRVPTVDDLEAILQAAY; encoded by the coding sequence ATGCGCACCACTTGGACTTTTCATTCCGCCGGCCAATTTCTCTTCGGGCCCGGAGCCGTGAGGCAACTCGGCGACGAAGCACGCCGCTTGGGCCTGTCGCGGGTGTTCATCGTCACCGATCGGATATTAGTCGCCGCAGGCATCGCGGCTGCGGTGCTTAAGCCGCTCGAAGCGGCCGGCATCGCGTTCGAAGTGTTCGACGGCGGCGAGCCGGAGCCGTCGCTCGAACTGGCCGAAGTCGTGTTGGATCAGGCTCGCGCGTTTCGCCCCGACGGCATCATCGGTCTCGGCGGCGGCAGCAACATGGACTTGGCGAAGCTCGCCGCAGCGGTTCTCGCACATGGCGGCACCTCGCGCGATTACATCGGCGAAGATAAAATTCCCGGGCCGGTCTTGCCGCTGATCTGTATCCCGACGACGGCCGGCACCGGAAGCGAGGTGAGTGCTTCCTCGGTGATGACCGATAAGGCCGCGCAATTAAAGGTCGGCATTCTCAGCAACTACCTTCGGCCAAAGCTGGCTCTGGTCGATCCGGAACTCACGCTGTCGTGCCCGAAGAAAGTGACGGCCGATAGCGGTATCGATGCGCTGACGCATGCGATCGAAGCGTTCACGGCGGTCGACAACGCCGACTTTCCGCTTCCCGCCGGCGAGCGGTCGACCTACCAAGGCCGTCATCCGTTCGGAGACATGTTCGCCGAAAAAGCGATCGCGCTCGTCGGTCGGCATCTCGTCCGTGCTTGCGAAGCGCCGCACGATCTGGAAGCCCGCGAAGGGATGGCGCTCGCCGCGACCCTCGGCGGCATGGCGTTCTCCAACGTCGGCGTGGCAGTGGTGCATGCCTTAGAGTATCCCGTCGGCGGTGCGGTTCACTGCTCGCATGGAGCCGGCAACGGCTTATTGCTCCCTTACGTGATGCGCTACAACCTGCCGTATCGCCGGCGCGAGTTTGCCCGCATCGCGGAACTCTTGACCGGTGACGCGCACCAGCGCGGCGCCAGCGTCGACGAAGCGGCGGCGGCTGAAGCGGCGATCGCCGAGGTCGAGCGATTGCGCGCGGCGATCGGCATTCCGAACCGCTTACGCGAGATCGGCGCTCGACCTGACCAGCTTCGCGGCTTCGCGGAGAAAGCGTTCGGCGTCAAAAGAATTTTACGGGTCAATCCTCGCGTGCCGACGGTCGACGATCTCGAAGCGATCCTGCAAGCGGCGTATTAA